cttgtcatacacaaagtagaagtcctaaccaacttgccaaaactatagtttgttgacaagacatttgtgtggagtggttgaaaaatgagttttaatgactccaacctaagtctatgtaaacttccgatttcaacagCTGATACTATGCACACCGATACAAATAAAAATCATTATTctttttgtgttactttttattttagcctacttggtaaatattttgttcttcttgaactgcactgttggttaagggcttgtaagtcagcatttcatggtGAAGTCTACATCttttgtattcggtgcatgtggcaaataaagttttatTTGAAATACAGTATTTCCATTTGATAAACCGTACATTTCAAAAATGGATATTAGAATAATTAGGATTACATTTTATCACAATAAGGAAGGTAAATAAAGATATTTGCAAAATGTATTACAATAAATATAAAAGTTTCAGACCCCCAAAGTAAACTATAGTTAAAATGAGTCCACGTCCCATGTCCCCCATTGCGTAGATGCCTCTATTCCAAGtgagagtgaaagatgggaacATTTGACCGTGCCCATCTAATTTATCTACGGTTGAAGCATATACAGTACGTTGTAGCTGGAGCTACACTATGCATGGAGTGTACTGTCACTAATTTACCTGCACCATAGTAATCATAAGAGGAAGGTCTTCATTTCTTTCTGCAGTAAGACAAGGATCAAATATGGGAAAGATTTTCCCTGAGAATTTGCACCCTGTGTAAGTGAATAGGTGAGACTTTGCATCAACATCAAAGAATGACACTTGGCCTTCCTTATAATCCAGGAAGACACCGACTTTCTGGGGTCGGGGAAAAGGTAAAATAAGGCGTGGAATATTTGTGAACGCCAGATATTCCTTGCCATCCCTGTGACACAGAGTCCATAACCCTTTCTCAGGCTCAGCTGAAATTAATTCCTTCCTAGGCACTGTCTCGCAAGCTACTCCTATAACCCAGTTTGATTTCTCCTGTAACCCAACTTCCCAATAATGTTTCCCATAGTTGTACCCTTGTTTGGCCAGGATACAGACATCCTCAGTGAATCTCTCAGGATTACCTGGGACCTTCAATTTCCTTGGCGATTTTCTCACTTGTTTTCCATCATTAGAGAGGATAAGCCATGGGCCTGCAGTGTTGGGGTCCATCGTCACGTCCACTACATTAATGTAGAAAAGTGAAACATCACATGCTATTCTCTGCACTGAAATTACATTTCTTAAATTATGTTCTGTACCTGCATATTTCTGCATCTCTTTCAGTTCTGTGGAAAAACAAGCCAAATTAGCGGTTAACTGTTACAATGAGAGGGAAGTTTTAATGTCCTGACTGTCCTTATTTGTTGTTAAACCAAGAGAACATGTATATCACAGATTTATGACTGGCATGTTATTAACACTTacacttgactgctgacatgcaccATTTTTTGGATTGtattaacagtggactaatgaacaaAATACAGGAAAAAAGTGTATTTTAAGCCAGGGGTGTCAAACGCAGTCCATGGATGGCCTAGTGTCTGACCGTGTTTTCCTTTCAATTATGACCTAgaaaccaggtgaggagagttccttactaaaTCAGTGACCTTACTTCTATCAACTACAACGGAGGagtgaaaacccgcagacactctgcCCTCTGTGTAATTAGTTTGACACCTGTGTTTTAAGGCAAAACATGTAAAAACCCTGTAACATTTAAATACCCTGTGATTCAAACGTACCAATAGCTGACAGCTTTCTTATTTGGTCTTCGGTGGAGTCTTTCACGTGGAGCACTGTATTTCGAACACAGCCCAAGAAGTTGACTTGATAAACAGCAACATTAGTCCAGCTTTTAGATTTTGGAAGGGTAGTTTGCTTGTAAAAGCTCTGTTAAAAGGAAGGTAAAATGTTACTGTCAAAACATCTCAGAGGCCTGAAATACATAGCTTTTTCTTTCACGTTTCCAGCATAAGGAATGAACAagatgagtttaaaaaaaaattaagtacTTCCACTGACCTGTAGAAGGTCGAGATGGTCCTCAGTGTGTGAGAGCTGCTCCAGCTCAGTACTtctcctctgtaactcagtgatTTCCTGCTCCAGGTCATTGATGAGCCCTTCTGCCTGCCTTTCTGCTGATTTCTGCTTCTCCTCAATCACCTCTATGAGTTCAGCCTGGCTTGACTCAATAGATCGCATCAGTGCAGTGAAGACTTCAACACTGTCCGCTATTTCACTCTCTGCATTGTCCTGATAGGAATTGACATTGATTACATCAGACATCGACAGTAGATTTAGACTAATACCCAATGTGGTTTAGTTATACATGTAGATAAATTGTCCAGCATAATACATCTTGAAAAATTACATTTATGATTGGAAACGCATCAGCGATGCAACAACAAATAATGCTGAATACCTTGACATGCTGAATTCTTGAATCAGTCCCTCCTGGATTCTGCGATATGCATTTTGACAAAACTATCCCCGGCATATGTTAAGGCTATTTCCACAGCAAACATTTTAAATCATCGCAATATTGTAGCATAAAACTGACCTATTACCACAGTACAAAAAGATGGCTCGCaatttcaaccaatcactgcACATGAACGACATATGGTTCAATCATGCCCCATGTCAACACACCTTTTCCTCATCAGTGCATTCGTGTCAAATTGGAAAACATTTTGGCATGTTGTCATGCAAAATGTCAGAATAGCTGCAGCAAATTCAAGCATCACAAAAAATCCCTGCGGAATCCTGGGGGGACTGTTAATCTAAGGACTCACTCTATTTAACTTCACTGAAGCGTTGATCTCCTCCACCTTCAGCTGCCGGTCTTGGATCATCTGCTGCACATCTGCCTTTGACCTCCGAATAAGAGCCTGTGGACAACACGAGGCTACATCCTTCAAACTCAACGCTGGACCTCAAacccagttccactgcattttttcccccattgttccactctaatcagggactgatttagagctgggacaccaggtgtatgcaataattatcaggtagaatagaaaaccagcaggctctggaccacgtagggtaagagttgagtacccctgggcTACACTCTTTCATTTATTCCCAAAATGTAGCTGGTGTAGGGCAGTTTCTTGGGATAAGATAACCttatgtaagggataatcaacaagGGGCTATACGTTCCATGGAAAGTAATGAAATACAtggaaggtgtgttccacgaCATGCTAGCGGAGTGGAACTGACATTACACGAAGTTGCATTATTTTCTAGATATCTCATAGACACCTAATTGAatatcccttttataccatggctataattgaaCACTAGGAATGTGCACTGCTGGGTGAATAGAAAGGTTcagcacaattgaaaaatatatggcaagtagAAGTTCTAAttggatggttttcagagatggatgggaggggttgaaggtAACAAacagataactattgtaaaatgtacagtgtatatattacactgaacaaaaatgcaaTTGCAACAAGAAACAATTTCAAACATTTTACTgacagatgaagtcggaagtttacgtacacacATGCCACCTCATGATGCCAGTCCTGAGTATGCTTCCCATGTTTAAAATGCTGTGTGAAACATGCTAATATAGGTACCATGACTTGGGATTTGTGCCTTGTAACTTGTTCATAGACTGCTTAcggggtaaggaaaccaatacgTAATTTTGCAATTTGAGTGAACTATCACTTAAAAAATTAAAATGAAAACTTTTGCTAAATAATTTTAGTTTCTATGACTTCATATAAAGAAATGTATACCTGTACCTCACAAATGTTTAGATAAAAATGTATAATATCTTAAACTGTCACTTCTATTTCTTTCAGTACTCGATTACTAAATCCAACACTACTATGCACTCTGTTCAAATGGAAAGgtagcatttacagttgaagttggaagttgacatacaccttagccaaatacatttaaactcagtttttcacaattcctgacatttaatcctagtaaaaattccctgttttaggtatgttaggatcaccactttattttaagaatgtgaaatgtcttgcacacgctttttcagttctgcccacaaattttctatgtgattgagggctttgtgatggccactccaataccttcactttgttgtccttaagaaaTTTTGCAACAATTTTGGATGTATGGaagtcattgttcatttggaagaaaCATttacaaccaagctttaacttcctgagtaatgtcttgaaatgttgcttcaatatatccatataattttcccacctcatgatgccatctcttttgtgaagtgcaccaggccgtcgtgcagcaaagcacccccacaacatgatgctgccacccctgtgcttcatggttgggatggtgttctttggcttgcaaacctccccctttttcctccaaatatatggccaaacagttctattattgtttcatcagaccagaggacatttctccaaaaagtacgatatttgtccccatgtgcagttgcaaatcgtagtctgtcttttttgtAGCAGTTGTGGAGCAGTGGCATTTTCCTTGCTgaccggcctttcaggttatgttgatataggaatcgtttcactgtggataaagatacttttgtagctgtttcctccatcttcacaaggtcctttctcTGTTGCTCTgtgatggatttgcacttttttcaccaaagtacattcatctctaggagaaaacacattaccttcctgagcagtatgacggctgcgtggtcccatggtgtttatacttgcatactattgtttgtacagatgaacgtggtattttcaggcatttggaaattgctcccaatgatgaactagacttgtggaggtctacaattatttttctgtggtcttggctgatttatttggattttcccatgatgtcaagcaaagatgcactgagtttgaaggtaggccttgaaatacatccacaagtataCCTtcgattgactcaaatgatgtcaattagcctatcagaagcttctaaagtcatgacatcatcttctggatttttccaagctgtttaaagttagtttatgtaaacttctgacccactggaattgtgatacagtgaagtaatctgtctgtaaacaattgttggaaaaattccttgtgtcatgcacaaagtagatgtcctaactgacttgccaaaactatagtttgttaagggCTAGGCCCCTTCGTTCTCCATTTctgcctgaatgacgtgcccaaagtaaactgcctgtagctcaggccctgaagtcAGGGTATGCAaaaattggtaccattggaaagaaaacacttgttaaaataatgtaggaggatataacacaatagatatggtaggataatataatacaatagatatggtaggagaaaatccaaagaaaaaccaactgtATATTTTccatcctcttagaaatgcaagagaaaggtcatattgtAAATTATCTCCGTGGATGGAATTCCTATGGCTCCCatagggtgtcagcagtctaaaTTCAAGGTTTCAGTCTTGTAACAtcaaaaacaaataagaaataacagttttttagtagaaggacacagtcttggaaatccgTGTTTGGGCACTCCATGAAGAAATTACACACCTGCTAAAAACATGCTTCTTTccaaaataaatattatagtttgataaAATTTTaaggtatctgaggagtaaatagaatcatattttgacttgttgaaacaaagtttaggggtagatttttggaatcctttctctgcaagttgaacgagtggattactctaATCGCTgtcgccaactaaacagactttttgggatataaataaggattttatctaacaaaacgtcACCATGTTATAGCTAGGACCCTTTTGGATGACAAAtttgaagattttcaaaaagtaggTGGAAATTTAATCTTTATATGTGAATGTATAAAACCTGTGctggtttaaaaaatattttgatgtggggcgccgtcctcaaacaatcgcatggcatgttttcactgtaatagctactgtaaatcggagagagcagttagattaacaagaatttaagttttcagccaatataagacacttatatgcacctaaatgtttaaaatccataatatttgaattgcgcgcccttcAGTtccaccggaagttgtcccgctagcgggacactgATTCTTAACGTTtagcaagacatttgtggagtggtggaaaagttagttttaatgactccaacctaagtgtatgtaaacttccgacttcaactgtagttacagttcatatatggaaatcagtcaatttaaatgaattcattaggccctaatctatggatttcacatgactgagcaggggaGCAGCAGGGCCTTGGCGGGCCCACCCACTTAGGAGCCAGGCCCAACCAATcataatgagtttttccccataaAGAGTTTTTATTTCAGACCGAAACACTCCTCAGTACCCGCCCCCAACCAGACagtcctgcaggtgaagaagctggacaTGTGGGTCCTTGGCTGGCGTGTTGCCAATTgaacgctccctcaacttgagacatctgtggcattgtgttgtgacaaaactgcacattttaaagtggccttttgtccacagcacaaggtgcacctgtgtaacaatCCTGCTGTTTAATATTCTTGATATGGCAAACCTGTCACGTGGATAGATTAttttggcaatggagaaatgctgtctaacagggatgcaaacaaatttgtgcacaaaacttaagataaataagctttttgtgcatatggaacaattctgcgattttatttatttatttttatttcagctcatgatgcGACCAACACTTTtgatgttgcgttcatatttttgttcagtgttgcaTTGTTGTccgttagtttactccaattaggggaggggtgatTGGGTTATGGGAAAGTAATGAAGAAggaaaattatatttaaaaaatgagaaCTATATGGGCGATTGGATATGATGCAGACATTAACATTGATAGAACCCACAATCTGCAATagtaaagctgatctaccccctaagcctagtggttagagtggtggactagcaaccagaaggttgcaagttcaaaactcTCGAGCTGGCAagtgtgtcgttctgcccctgaacaggcagttaacccactgttcctaggccgtcattgaaaataagaatatgttcttaactgacttgcctagttaaaaaaaagaaaaaaaagaggttTGTATATTTAGTGTTAAAAGGAAAATGTTAACGTCGTTAGGAAAAGGTACCATCTTTAGTTGCGCTTCTGTTTGTAGTGGCACAGTGTGGTGATGTTTGTGGTCTGTCTCAGCACAAAACTGACACACACATGTCTGGTCGCTCCTACAGAACAGCTCCAGCAGCCTATCATGCTTCTTGCACATCCTGTCCTCCAGGTTCTCCACAGGGTCAATCAGCTTGTGTCTCTTCAGATTCACCACTCTCTGATGAGGCTCCAGGTGAATCTCACAGTAAGAGGTCAGACACACCAGGCAGGACTTCAGGGCCTTGAGCTTCCTCTCAGAGCAGAGGTCACAGGCCACTTCTCCAGTTGCAGCAATGCACCCTTCATTAACTCTCATATTCCTAAAATGATCAACAACTTCTCTGAACGACGTGTTGATTCGAAGCTCAGGCCGTCTGTAAAATGTCTCCTTACACAAAGGACACTGGCACAGGTCACTGATATCCCAATACCCTCCGATACAATTCTTACAGAAGTTGTGGCCACATGGAGTGGAAACTGGGTCAGTGAACAACTCTAGACAGATGGAGCACTGGAATTGGCTTTCATTCAGGGAGGAAGCCATATCTGAAAATAGATACATTTGTTTGTCAGGCCATGTGAATCTTGACCCAAACCCCAAATATCCCATCATTTACAAAATTATCGTAACGCTTATGCTTGTgttcacattttttttaatcaGTTTGTCAATGAGTGAGATGAAAAATGTCTTTAAAGGAAAATTTCAACTGAACATTTGTGTCTGAGGCACTTCCAGGTCACAGATATGTTTCACACATAATTGGCCAACAGGACGCACCGAATGACCACATCCGGTATATTGACTGCGTGGACAACATTTATAAGGTAAAAACAGTCCTGTTCTGCAAGGCCTCTGTTATAGCGATCACACgatacatttgtgtgtattttaGATGTGGTTGTCCGTGTTCGATAGAGCCATTGTTCCTATCAGATGATTCATTGCTAGATGTCGAAGGTGACCAGTGTGGTATCACCTGAAAAGCATCAGTCTGGTATACTTTTGCAAAAGATATGCTTCACGAGATGTCTGCCTGGCTGTCTGAGAGGGTATGTCTGTATGTCAGGTTGAGGCTTTCactataacacatatggaatcatgtaataaccaaacaagtgttaaaaaaatacattttatatttgagattcttcaaatagcaacCCTTTGACCAACCTTTCGATGCATTCACAAAAATTCTACaatctagaaaatagtaaaaaataaagaaaatcccttgaatgagtaggtgttctaaaacttttgaccggtagtgtatatgcaAAAGCTTTCCAGACGGATGCTTATCAATGATATAATTTTGTTCAACTCTTGGTGAGGACTTGTGGTTTATGACAAAACAAACTGTTGTTATTAAAGTAATGAATATATACTGTAGAATGGCAGAGCTAAGGTGAAATGTCCCTTTAATGCCCTTGGTTTCTAAGACCATATCAGATGATCTCTAGAACAGGTTTAACAACACACTGTAAAAGTACAGGGTGACACATCAAGAATGGGAACAAACCAACATTAAGCAAATAGGTTCCTGAGAAATGACACCATCTTTTATAAACATGAGGAAATATCATTCTTGGTAAATGCTTGTAaacattttttatataaatacatCTATACACTTAAGAACTGTTCAGCCCCAAACAAATTCACTTGAAAGCGATTATATTCATCCATATACAACAATAAGCGGTGCATTGCGACAATGAATTTAGCACTTTCAGGCATTGTAAAAAACCCAAACTGCATATTCCATGACAGGAAAACTACTACAAGATATAACACCGAACAAAAAAAGATCTGACATTTATTATAATGGTTGGGATTAAGGCAACTTTTCCCCTAAGTAcagaggaaggcatttttttaatatatttttttcagaaATGTACTAATTTACTGCATTTACTGCATAAGTATTAGAATACCAtgataaagtttttaaaaagtatgctgTTTTAGTATTAATTTATGTTGATAATATGAAATTCCAAGGAACGTTCCTACCTGTGAATGTGTTGTCTTTCCTATTTACTTTCACTTTACATCAGGGACAAAGCATTAAATACTCCTCCTTCAAAAGATCTGTCAACCTAAAGTTTGACGCCCCccctccattttaaagtagtccatTTCTACTTCCGTGAATTTATTGGtacatgccgccacctactgtgcagGATTGTGTATAGTTTaaacaggtataaagccaagCAGCTAAACACTGCTGGAAAATTTGCTCAGAAATATaatcaaagatggtggataaataaGATACTCCATCTGTTTTCCATTGAAATAAATTGTCAAGATTCCTGTCTGTAAGTTCATGGTTCCTAAATCTATGGCATGCTaacaagagagagggaacagttgACTCTAGGCTACTTAGTGTCACCAGAGTGGCCCCACCCAAATAGAAAACATTTGGAGTAGAGTGTTTTgctttctcttctgtctctggtataatgcattggctgatccctcctgctGACCGAGAAGGAATTCTATGATTCCTCCtggggtagcctagcggttaagagcgtgggaccagtaaccaaaaggttgttggTTAGAATCCCTGAtatgactaggtgaaaaatctgataTACCTTTGAGCAACCCTAGTTTGTCTGGAAGAGAGGGTCTGCTAAATGAATAAAGTGTAAAAATGTTACACcaacaggaggctggtgaggggaggatgactcatcaatggctggaatggagtgaattgACACATGGAAATAATGTGTCCGATACCATTCTGTTTCAGTTATTACTATGAGTGCTTCCTCCCCAAATAAGGCAGCCACCAGCTACCTGTGTCTGAAGTAGAACCCCGTTGAGTACTTTGAAATGGTGGAAGCCATAATTGGCACTGGCCATGATAAAACTGGCTTTGTGCTTTCAGAAGCATTCTAGACTGTGCTATCCAAAGATAAATAAATGCTACCTTTCCTGTTGAACAGAGTGCATAGTAGTGTAGGATTTAGTAATGGAGTATTGAGAGAAATAGAAGTCACAGTTTGAAATATTATTCATTTTTTTCTAAACATTTGAGGTACAGGGTGTACATTTCTTTATATGAAGTCATAGAAAATAAAATTCTctagcaaaaatataaataatttgaACATACAAGGATAGTTCAATCAAATTGCAATAtcacatattggtttccttaccccgtaagcagtctatggacaaggtacaAGGCACAAATCCCAAAATGTAAAACAACAGGGGAAGCATACTCGGGACTACACCTTTGCTGACATGTGAATTATTTAACCATGACAAGCACTGAGGGATAAACAGAATAGTTAAACTGATTAGAAAAACATACAACTGCTAAATGttctgggcctgtattcatatgttgtcagtaggagtgctgatctacagTAAATCCAGCAGTTCCCCTCTGAATGTATAATCTGACTCTGGCTTTTGGTCTGACTCTTTCACtatttggtattttgaccaatcacatcaaatCTTTTTCAAATGAGTTAGTGAAAAACAATATCAGAATTGGTTTccttgtgtaaacacagcctaattggtcttttgactatTCAGATCAGGGGAACATTCCTCCTCATACcttacaatgcctggataggtattttaagtaTAAGCTAACAACATATTTGACCGGTTTCAAGAAGCTAGGCATATGCTGCACGTCACTTTCAGAGGAGAGCCATTACGGGTTACTTTGACAAATTGTTTATCGAAATTAGTTTCGTACTGATGATTTACCTCTCCAGAGAACGCATTCCCACTGCTACAGAATCCAATTGCGTCAAGctatacaccactccagccgacatttGGTGCTCTTctatggaaactcatttcatgaagcttccaacaaacagttattgtgctaaaGTTGCttgcagaggcagtttggaactccgtAGTGAGGGTTGCAACCGAGGAAAGACGTGCTTTAGCACTCGGTGGTCTCTTCGgtcttctgtgagcttgtgtggcctaccactttgcggctgagccgttgttgttcctagacttttccacttaacaataacagcacttacagttgaccagggcagctcgaGCAGTGCAAAAATTGATGtcttattggaaaggtggcatcctatgacggtgccactttgaaagtaactgagctctttagtaaggccattttactgccagtgtttgtctatggatatggcatggctgtgtgttcgattGTATAcccctgtcagcaacaggtgtggctgaaatagccaaatccactaatttgaaggggtatccacatacttgTTTATTTATAGTGTACCTTAATATATGACCCTTTTCAAGAAGCTAGGCAAATGTCGCATGTCACGACTTCACAGGTAAGGTATTTGAAGTTTATTTGTTTCATTTTTTGTAAAAATATTTTCattgaaccagacattgtagagtcttCCCCATCACCGTCAGCAAAAGAAACGGTGATCAACAGTGTTGTCACTGAAGTTGACCCAGTTTTGAAATCGGTGGAAGCAGAGAAATGATTTACAAGTGCGGagagagtcgaaaagagaacacaggaTGCTGTTGtaaaaaacacctgtctctgtactaatagctagctaacgttagctggctggctcactagctaatgttacgtgcataatctgtgtagtaatattatttgtatctcagaaagcCGTTTGCATTGCTagatatagcctaatgttagctaggtagctacagTAACATTGAACCTACtgtagttggttagctttagctaccggCAGATTCATGCATGGTGCATGCGTGGAATTATGAGATTGGATTATGGTTCAtagtttagctagctaaatatcttaacaaaagactccactatttAAGTAATCATTTCACCGTATCGCTTACACGTTCTGTATGCTGTGCAGGTGACAAACAAACGTTTAATTTATTGTGATATAGTGTGTGATTACCAGagatggtaatgtgaagaacaacacgACTGGCACCAAAGTCAGACTAGAATAAAGGCCAAGGACTAGATGAAGTGTATTTTTACATagagtttttccttattgtaggctactcctttaaccacttttagtcttgaaatctttgggtGTTTACTACATTACCATAATCACTCTGTTTAGTACATGGACCCCATGTCACTCCTTAAAGACATGGGTGGGGCTAACATGGTGACCACACTGctcgcgttgcaaaataaatgcacacatacatgtttattttaggaataaggcctgtttttcttttgaagccagaaggaggctagtatcagctacatttatgcctttactagaccatggggatattttatat
The genomic region above belongs to Oncorhynchus kisutch isolate 150728-3 linkage group LG16, Okis_V2, whole genome shotgun sequence and contains:
- the LOC109906344 gene encoding E3 ubiquitin-protein ligase TRIM41 isoform X2, which gives rise to MASSLNESQFQCSICLELFTDPVSTPCGHNFCKNCIGGYWDISDLCQCPLCKETFYRRPELRINTSFREVVDHFRNMRVNEGCIAATGEVACDLCSERKLKALKSCLVCLTSYCEIHLEPHQRVVNLKRHKLIDPVENLEDRMCKKHDRLLELFCRSDQTCVCQFCAETDHKHHHTVPLQTEAQLKMALIRRSKADVQQMIQDRQLKVEEINASVKLNRDNAESEIADSVEVFTALMRSIESSQAELIEVIEEKQKSAERQAEGLINDLEQEITELQRRSTELEQLSHTEDHLDLLQSFYKQTTLPKSKSWTNVAVYQVNFLGCVRNTVLHVKDSTEDQIRKLSAIELKEMQKYAVDVTMDPNTAGPWLILSNDGKQVRKSPRKLKVPGNPERFTEDVCILAKQGYNYGKHYWEVGLQEKSNWVIGVACETVPRKELISAEPEKGLWTLCHRDGKEYLAFTNIPRLILPFPRPQKVGVFLDYKEGQVSFFDVDAKSHLFTYTGCKFSGKIFPIFDPCLTAERNEDLPLMITMVQVN
- the LOC109906344 gene encoding E3 ubiquitin-protein ligase TRIM41 isoform X1 yields the protein MYLFSDMASSLNESQFQCSICLELFTDPVSTPCGHNFCKNCIGGYWDISDLCQCPLCKETFYRRPELRINTSFREVVDHFRNMRVNEGCIAATGEVACDLCSERKLKALKSCLVCLTSYCEIHLEPHQRVVNLKRHKLIDPVENLEDRMCKKHDRLLELFCRSDQTCVCQFCAETDHKHHHTVPLQTEAQLKMALIRRSKADVQQMIQDRQLKVEEINASVKLNRDNAESEIADSVEVFTALMRSIESSQAELIEVIEEKQKSAERQAEGLINDLEQEITELQRRSTELEQLSHTEDHLDLLQSFYKQTTLPKSKSWTNVAVYQVNFLGCVRNTVLHVKDSTEDQIRKLSAIELKEMQKYAVDVTMDPNTAGPWLILSNDGKQVRKSPRKLKVPGNPERFTEDVCILAKQGYNYGKHYWEVGLQEKSNWVIGVACETVPRKELISAEPEKGLWTLCHRDGKEYLAFTNIPRLILPFPRPQKVGVFLDYKEGQVSFFDVDAKSHLFTYTGCKFSGKIFPIFDPCLTAERNEDLPLMITMVQVN